In the Nerophis ophidion isolate RoL-2023_Sa linkage group LG19, RoL_Noph_v1.0, whole genome shotgun sequence genome, TGTGGGCGGGGCTGGAACATCTCTGTCAAAGCCCTTCTTTGCGACTTCCGCCTTCGCTGACGCGTGCGAGCGGGCCGAGAGTGGAGCTCCCCGAGCCAGGTGGAGTCGAGTGGGACCAGGAACCCACAAGGTCCCCACATCATGTCCGCTTCTGGCGAACAGCGGAGCGTCTCTGCCTCCATAGCTCGGAGTACCCTCCTTAATTCTTCTTCGATCTCCAAAAAGCCCGCAGCGAGAGATCTTTGTTCTGTTTGCCTCCTACTGTAACGATTgcgtggcattgtggtgatgcgggtcgttctctcagggatgcagtcgggctctaacacagcgtgaaggtaagaaacaagggtttatttaaaattaaaacagactatgaacagaaaaacttgcacaaggcacaaaaggcaaaacaaaattaCTAGCATGGAAGCTATAGGAACAAAGGCTTAGTGccgaagctagcaagtacaggtATGGGATCACCGAATCAAGGATCAAGGTCATCACTGTTCTGCGaacacaaattaggaagcaaggctgaatgggcagcaatcagaaaacaggtgcgcgtcaaaaacaaggagcaggtgaaattaatgcgtaactatggtgacagactaaacaaggaagtacaaccaggaaccgaaagagtccaatacaaacagaaaacacaaaaagacttgaaaacctaaatcaaaatatgatcagggcagcggatcataacatataTTAGCTATTACTTTTCTCAGCCCCAAACAATAGCAAGTTACCTCGAAACATTCAAGAcaagcaaacaaaaacatgacGGATATGTTTTTTGAGGTGTCTaatttgaaggggaactgcattatTTCCAGAATTCTGCCAATTATTTaccatccttatgtaagacaggaACACACCCTCTTTTTGTATGCATGCTAACTCGTAAAATACGGCAAGTACAAGGCGGCTAACGATGCAGATAACGGGAGTACACTATTTCACCTATAAAgtcctctaaaaaaacatccagaaaccgccaacaatactccatttatatggcgtgacctgaatattaaccaagttttaGCAATATtcttattataagtgctaacgctaACGAACTATTTTttgcggcgccgtgatcacagagcgctaactagcttatgttgctgtattgacatattgagctgctgcatcgcctctgagttagtgaaagttaattctggattgtaaatcatgcctctcacctggattgtAGAAGGTTGTGGAAATAAAcctacaagttggtcaactttgatatACAACTTAGATCCAAATATAACGAGAAAGACACTGAAAAACACttttttcaaccctttttgagGATTACGATGAATTGTTCAcgtaaaggggaagatataaacatcccaactGTCTTTATCCTAGTGAAGAAATatgttatacagtaagtgattgtttgattatgttgatagtttgtatatcttgtttagcacttggcaatactgctacatgatgcttagtgtttgactaaagctgcatctgtttagcacacagcttctaaaatttGTAGATCATTCTCCTTATATTTAGgcttaaaaaataaaagtttctgAATCATcatcaaagtagtctttgttgtctctcatcaagtctgccatgactaGTAGTGTTGTGGGAAAGTGAACGTTATGATGCATCTGTGAAGTTAAACCTCCGCCATATGCTTAAAGTGATCAAAATCtgttcaaaacccaaaaccagtgaagttggcacattgtgtgaatggtaaaaaaaaacccagaatacaattatttgcaaattcttttcaacttatatttaattaaatacacTGCAAGAACGAGATAATTAATGTTCGAACAGAGAAATTGTGCAAAGAATCAAAACCTTTGGaattgatggcagcaacacattgctaaaaagttggcacaggggcatttttaccactgtgttacatgaccttttcttttaataacactcagtaaTTGTTTatgaactgaggagaccatttttttaagcttttcaggtggaattatttcccattcttgcttgatgcacagtttaagttgttcaacagcctggggtctctgttgtctttttttatacctcataatgcgccacacattttcaatgggagacagatctggaatacaggcaggccagtctagtacccgcactcttttactatgaagtcacgctgttgtaacacgtgacttggcattgtcttgctgaaataagcaggggtccatgaaaaagacgttgcttggagggtccaaaacctgtatgaatggtgccttcacggatgtgtaagttacccatgcctttgcaccagtccatcttagatgaactcgggcccagcgaagccagcagcgtttctgggtgttgttgataaatggctttggttttgcatagtaaagttttaacttgcgcttacagatgtagtgacaaactgtagtaactgactgtggttttctgaagtgttcctgagcccatgtggtgatatcctttatactctgatgtcgctttttgacgcgtaccgcctgagggatcgaaagtcacgggcattcaatgttacggtAGTGATttttctcaaccttttgatgatattatagaccgtagatgttgaaatccataaatttcttgcaatatctagttgagaaatgttgttcctagatagatagatagatagatagatagatagatagatagatagatagatagatagatagatagatgatagatagatagatagatagatggatagatagatagatagatagacagacagatagatagatagatagatagatagatagatagatagatagatagatagatagatagatagatagatagatagatagatagatagatagatacatagatagatagatagatggatagatagatagatagatggatggatggatggatggatggatagatagatagatagatagatagatagatagatagatagatagatagatagatagatagatagatagatagatagatagatagatagatagatagatagatagatagatagatagatagatagtactttattgattccttcaggagagttccctctgtGAAATGAAAAACTgcttcttaaactgttggacaatttcacaaagtggtgaccctggcccttgccccatccttgtttgtgaatgactaaggatttcatggaagctgcttttatacccaatcatggcactcatttgttctcaattagcctgttcacctgtgggatgtttcaaatatgtgtttgctgagcattcctcaactttctcagtctttttttccacttgtgccagattttttgaaacatgttgcaggcatcaaattccaaattagctaacaTTTGCTAAAAAAAGCAAAGTTTaacagttccaacattaaatatcttgtctttgcaatgtaCCGCAttgaatatactgtatttttcggattataagtcacagtttttttcatagtttgcaacttatactctggagcgatttatgtgtgaaatgattaacacattactgtaaaataacaaatactattatttagaagcgacacagaggaagaagatttaatcggatttagcgattaggagtgacagattgtttggtaaatgtatagcatgttctatatgttatagttatttgaatgactcttatcataatatgttacgttctcAGTtcattatttatgcgtcatataacgtacacttgttcactattctttatttattttaaattgcctttcaaatgtctattcttggtgttagattttatcaaatacattttccccaaaaatgcgacttatatatgttttttttcttttttattatgcattttcagccggtgcgatttatactccggagcaatttataatccgaaaaatacggtgagttgaaaaagatttgcaaatctatTCTGTGTTCTcacggttagagtgtccgccctgagatcggtaggttgtcatacaaaagactataaaaatgggacccattaccttcatacttggcactcagcatcaagggttggaattgggggttaaatcaccaaaaattattttcgggcgcggccaccgctgatgCCCACTTCCCCCCTCCCTTTCCAGGCCGTGAACAAcaggattggtcaaatgcagatgacaaatttcaccacacctcgtgtgtgtgtgacaatcactggtactttaacttcacttAACTTAACCTtaacaaatcattttattctgtttttatttatgatttatacagcgtgccaacttcagtggttttgggttttgtaaatattacacgttattaTCAATGTTACTacgttacatgtatacttacagtgtgtatataaaacaatgaTGGAGATTTTTGGAGGTTTTCAAGAGCGCTTGGCCAAATGGTTATTTTGTCCGATGGCTTTTGTTAGCGTTTATTTATGAGTAAGAATGCATTAAAATAACATAAGGATTTTAAATGATCAGCAAAAATtccataaaaagtgcagttccactttaaccCATGTGGTCAATCACATTAATGTCCTACATGAATTACGTATTCAATTaaactttttttgtaaaacattttaaaaacttgTGGACCAAATCTCTGTatagaatatatatgtatatatatatatatatatatatatacatatatatatatatatatatatatatatatatatatatatatatatatatatatatatatatttttgttttgttttgttttgttttttttgttttttttgataaaatatgTATTATCCAAACGttactttttcatttttttaaatcatatcatACATAACTTCTTTGGGGGCGCGGAGCACTGATTACAATGATTTTGACTTCATGTCAATGGAAGACGTGAACTATTTTGAGCTAAGGGCACCCTGCATTACATTGCCCCAAGTTTTGCAAATCCGCTTGTCAGTTGAGGTAATACTCCACAATGACCTAGAATTGATTGTATTACAATATTTGGGGTGACTTTGTGGGCACTTCTCCCATCAGAGCTTTACATTTAGCAAAAGTTTTGCCACAAGTTTTGCAAACAGGAATTCTAACCACAAGCGACATTCCAAAGTTGTTATCCAACATGTACACCTTCCCACATTTCTGTAATGCAGCAAGAAAATCAGGATGATGATGCAAGGCTTGTCGTGGCAAACAATCTACTaagcatcatatatatatatatatatatatatatatatactatatatactatatatatatactattctctggataatccaattaagacatatgatatatatatgtatatatatatatatatatatatatatgtcttaattggattatccagagaatagtgctcgataccgaggtagagcgcaatatgtatgtgtgggaaaaatcacaagactacttcatctctacagaactgtttcatgaggggttccctcaatcatcaggagatttttcaatcatctcctgatgattgagggaacccctcatatatatatatatatatatatatatatatatatatatatatatatatatatatatattatttatatttttatatatatatatatatatatatatatatatatatatatatatatatatatatatatatatatatatatatatatatatatatatgttgaagtgaagtgaagtgaattatgtttatattgcgcttttctctagtgactcaaacgtGCTTtccatagtgaaagccaatatctacgttacatttaaatcagtgtgggtggcactgacatatatagttatatattgataaaaaatcataaatgaatctttcagcacatagacaatgttgacatctacatTTATAATTTGATTAACAATCATAAATTTATCTTTTAGCACATGCACAATGTTGAAATCTAGTTTTATTTTGATGAACAATCATAAGTGAATCGTTCAAGACACACAAGTTGACATCTATAGTTCAATTTTGAAAAACTATCATTATTGAATATTTCAGCAAAAAACACCATGTTAACATCTACAGttatattttaacaaacaatcataaatgaaccGTTCagcacatacactatattgacaactatatttatatgttgataaataattatgaaggattttttcagcacatacacaatgttgacatccatagttaaattttgataaacaatcataaatgaatcgtTCAGCACAtaaacaatgttgacatctatagttatattttgacaaacaatcataaatgaatctttcagtaAATTACACAATATTGACATATTTAGCTATATGTTGATAAAtaatcataaattaatatttttgcacattcacaatgttgacatctatagttgtATTATGATAAAGATGGGGAAAATGCGCTACTTGTAAACCGCAcgtgcaacaacagcaacaaacatggcattAGACGCGAAGTTAAATCCTGAAATGTAACCTTCCCTGTGCAAAAATTAATCTTATTTACCCGGGAAAGTCTGGATACCAATTtctttgacccagccacacacaaagaagttgtagacctccatgcttttccaagttttcatttgGTTTGTGGTGTGGAATGATATCTGGTTCCATATGACTGGGAACACGCCGACATATAAACTTTGATATCaatcgacaaatcttttttttaacaagtataaGGATTTATTCCATTTTACAGTTAGATTTTATGCTCATatttgctttttgcaggaagatcgaGACCCCTTGCGTACGCAAGGGTCTGTGCGCAGCTTGCTGCACAAaagccatcttggcttggttgaccaccactgttttttattttattttgggtaaCAAGTCACATGACGCAATATAAGCAATACTGTCAATTATATCAAAACAATAGTCTGAACTTTTCTGTTCACAATTGTCATttcctaaatacatttttggataAATTAGGTTGTTCATGTTTGTGTCCGTGTTTCAACACACTGTTCTGTATTATTTTGGCACCCATTAGATACACAGATTGAGGAAGTTAGCGCGTGCCGACAACGAGTGGCAAAGAAATGTTTTTTCATTGTGTGGTTAGGTACACCTGTAACTTGCTGCTTGCAATCTTGTTCAGAAACACTCACCGCATTCCTATTGTGGAGTCTTTGTCACGCATGATAGGGATTTCCAAGCCTCAATCTTGCACATGTCAAACATTGAGCATAACATGTCAAAATAAGATGAGAGTGTGAGGATATTTGGCATTTTTCAAAATTACCTCCTAAAAAAAACTCCCGATGTAACCACAGTCTCACCAGAAGTCAAGccagtttttatatttttttaaggccGGTTCTCTTGTTTGCTCATGACAAATAATGATGATTACTGACGGCATTGTTCTTGGCAATTAGTTAGATGTATGTTGTATGTACACACTTGCCTAACAGACATCATTCTAATAATACTATCAAAGAAACAAAACCAATCAATGTCGCGAGGAACCGGTTTCGCTCCTCCCGGCCAGCCAGCAGCTAAACTCTTTGTACCACTTGTTTCCAAAAAGCACAGTATCAAAAACACAAAGAGCATGAGCGTGTGGCTAGCAGTTAACCACGTGTGAAAATGCCAAAGGAAGGAGCGCTGACACAGAAAGAAACACAAAACACAAGGAAATAATATACCGAGTCTAAAACGTGAAGAACCAAGCTATAGATAGCAACATTGTATGCACATGAACTACTTTTTTGGCGTTGTAACACTTGGTCTTGATCACAGAGACTCTGATACTACGGCCATATAGCAAAAGGTAAGCTAGCAACTGAGGTGCTGTCACTGAATTGCTTCTGAGTTTGGAAATGTTATTAtgagatcataaatcatgcttcACACCTATGGGGTAAAAGTTGATGCCATCAATCGAGAAGTTTGTCAACGTTATCAACTAAAACTCTAGACCGAATGAATCAGTGGTCACTAGCAAACAATATAGACCCGAAGACATCGCTCGGAAGACTAATCCGGATGATAGTTTTTTCTCAGCATTTTTTATCTGAGGAATGAGGACTATGCTGAATTTACCAGCTTAGTCTTTCAGCACAAGtcaagtgctgaaagatacaaccatcccatcatTTAGCAAACACACTGACATAtttaaaacagcaaaaaacaagcagcaacaaagaaataaaaaataataataatttattgtgTTGTAATGATGACGCTCAAAATTCTGGGTTTCGTGAATAACCATGACTGTTGCACAATGAGGAAGTATAATTGCTTTTGTCAAAAGCAACACAACAGCACTACAGCGCGCAAACAAACCCGCAACAACGTCCATAACAAACACAAAGAAACCCCACATCCAATACAGGGAAAATAAAATGGAAGTGAAAACCGGAAGTTACCAtgtgatcggtaggtcgtgagttcaaaccccgaccaagTCCTCCCatagactaaaaaaatgggacccattaccttcctgcttggcactcaacatcaagagttggaattgggggttgaatcaccaaaatgattcgaGAGTGTGACCagcgctgctgcttactgctcccctcacctcccagggggtgggacaaggggatgggtcaaatgcatagggtaattttaccacaccttgtgtgtgtgtgactatcagtggtactttaattttactttaaatttaatttgatgtCAGCCCCAATATTAACCAATATCCTTTATTTAAGCAGGTAAAAAAAACGTATTAAAATCCTTTTTCCAAGAGTGACCTGGTCAAGAGGGCAGCAAAACAAagttacaaaaatacatataagaACAACAAATAAAACAGGAGCAGTCACACACCACAATTAAACAATAAATTACTTACACATATTAACATAAAAACAGGTGATAGGTCAAAACGATGTCTAAAATTTTTCAGTACAAACAACTTAAGAAAAAGTACAACCCCCCAAGAGAAACAGTTTCTCGATCctttaaaatggcctgaaattcccccaaagtcatgattttaggTATCCTCAGATCCTTTCGTAAGTTATTCCACGACCATGGAGCAGCATATCTGACAGCTTTTTTTCCCAAGATTTGTATTGGCTCTAGGAACAAACATTCCAAGTATGTCCTGTGACCTCAAACCATAGCAACTGGAGTCTCTACACTTAAAAGAACGCAAATAAGGGAGAACCAGGCCTAGTGatttatatataaaacacaacCATCAAAAAATTTTGCGTACTGACAAAGATGGACGGTTTGGTGTTGCATATAAAATGCATTGGTGGACAAGGTTGCCACAATTGGAAGGTTGCCATCGGAATGACCAGTCAACATGGCCACCATCTTGAGCAGGGGAAAGCTTTGTCTATTtactacaaactccgtttccatatgagttgggaaattgtgttggatgtaaacataaacaaaatgcaatgatttgcaaatcctttcaattaaatgcactacaaagacaagatatttgacattcaaactcataaagttttttgtttttttttgcgaatattaattaacttggaatttcatggctgcaacatgtgccaaagtagttgggaaagggaatgttcaccactgtgttacatcaccttttcttttaacaagactcaataactgaggaaattaattgttgaagctttgaaagtggaattctttcccattcttgtttaatgtagaccttcagtcgtacaacagtctggggtctccgctgtcgtattttaggcttcataatgtgccacacattttcgatgggagacaagtttggactgcaggcgggccaggaaagtacccacgccCTTTTTttgatgaagccacgctgttgtaacacgtgctgtatgtggcttggcattgtcttgctgaaataagcaggggcgtccatgaaaaagaaggcgcttGAATGGCAGttcagtatatgttgttccaaaacctgtatgcacctttcagcattaatggtgccttcacagatgtgtaagtttcacacgccttgggcactaatgcacccccataccatcacagctgctggcttttgaactttgcgtcgacaacaatctggatggttcgcttcccctttggtccggatgacacgatgtcgaacatttccaaaaacaatttgaaatgtggactcgtcagaccacagaacgcttttccactttgcatcagtccatcttagatgatctcgggcccagagaagccggcggcgtttctggatgttgttgataaatggctttcgctttgcatagttgagctttaacttgcacttacagatgtagcgacaaactgtatttagtgacagtgttttttgttttgttcctgagcccatgtggtgatatcctttagagattgatgtcggtttttgatacagtgccgtctgagggatcgaaggtcacggtcattcaatgttggttacggccatgccgcttacgtggagtgatttttccagattctctgaaacttttgttgatattatggaccgtagatgtttaaatccctaaatttcttgcaattgcactttgagaaacgttcttaaacgttttgactatttgctcacgcagttgtgggcaaagggtgtacctcgccccatcctttcttgtgaaagtcagaacatttttggggaagcttttTTAatacctacctgttcccaattagcctgcacacctgtgggatgttccaaataagtgtttgatgagcattcctcaactttatcagtatttattcccaacttatttgtcacgtgttgctggaatcaaattctaaagttaagaattatttgcaaaaataaaaaataaagttcatcagtttgaacatcaaatatgttgtctttgtggcatattcaactgaatatgggttgaaaatgattcgcaaatcattgtatttcttttttatttacatctaacacaattacccaactcatatggaaacagggtttgtacaatattCAACTGAGACACGGGTTAATCAAATATTAAAATGTTGGTGCCAGTCAGATGCATACTGGTCTGATTGGTCGTATAAaacccctgctcaagatggcgagCCTGCCAAGCCTGAAACTGGCATCTACGTATTCATATCAGTGAGCAAGCCCTCCCAGTGGCGCCAAGTCTGAGAGGGATTTAAAAATACATGAGTGAGATGCCCAGTAGAAAGTTCAAAAGGTGAAAAGGTAAATGTTTCCGtatttatttgtacttttttcAACAATATTATAGAGTTACAAACGTATCAAGCAGATGTGTTCGAGCGGTTTGTCTGTGTTTTGGACAACGTTGCGCGTTTGTCCTGGCCGAGGATACGTCTCAATCTTAGCCATTGGATTTTCCTTGgacaatttttatattttaacgTTAAAAAAGTGAAGATAAATTGTCAAAGCTGATTTGTGTGCTCATAAATGTAAACGTTGGACTCCCCAGTGATCTTCCTGCTCTATGTTTTCCAGGTGAAAAAATGGCGCGCTACAGCTACCCTGAAATGGGCTATGAGATGGGCCTCAAGTTTGAGAAGCAGGCTGAGCTGATGTCAGCCCACATGATGGACCAAGCTATGAGTAATGCCATCACTTACCTGGGGTCGGACACACTTCGGCCAATTATCCAACACCCAGGCCACCCTCTGTCCATGACCGAGGTCATGCCTATGGTCAACCCGCTCTACCATCACGTTCTGCCAGTTGGTAATCGAGCTGAGCATACAGGAAACACTGACTCAGTGCCACCCCAGCCTCCTTTACCATCCGAGTTCCCCAGCCACGCCATCTCCAACGGGCCCGCTGCCCGACCGGTGAGACTGACCCAATCGCGGCAAGAGGAATCGCCAAGTAACAGTGGAGGAGACTCGCCCGACTCGGCTCGAAGCAGCACCCACGAACGGCATGCCAATCTTGCTGGCAATCTCCCGCCAATCCAAAGGTCTCGCTCAAGTCCCGTGGCTTTTTCAAGCGATCATGCGACAGAGGTGTCGCCCAGAAGCGGGTCGGGAATCGGGAGCGGGGTATTGCGGGAATCTACAGAGAGGCTGGCGAGTCAGGAAGCGATGCGGGTGTTTGGACGAGACGGCCGGGAGTTGCGAGCCTTCCACTGTGACCATTGCCAAGTGCTCttcttggaccatgtcatgtaCACCATACACATGGGTTGCCATGGATACAGGGATCCACTGGAGTGTAACATCTGTGGTCACAACAGCAAAGACCGCTATGAGTTCTCCTCACATATCGTTCGTGGTAAGCACACATTCCAGTAAGAAGATTGTTAGATTCAGTATCataaaagtttgtctaagtctaaaaacaTTACCAAGCTTTAAATGGCTGAAGGAAGCGCCTTTTCAGCTACGTAACAGCTGACCAATCATATGAAGGCTTGATGGCAGCATGTGCTGATTCAATTCTTGCCTTCAaaccattttaaaaacaaaactctCAAGGAGTCGATGACCAGAACTACTTTCTGCAGTGATTATGATGTCTAAGTATGATCAGAATAAAGTACAAATATAAATAGGTGGCATGTTGACAATCATCATAAAATATTGTGGGGAAAAAAGTTGTACCGTTTTACATGaattaagtcatatttttatGTGCATAATGCACAAATGTGAACAAATGTCGGCCCCTAATAACTTTTGCCTCTTTTGTTGAGGTTCACTGATGATCTCGCCATGTGGCATGTTTACTGACAGAGGGTCTCAGACTGTTTAAATTACATACCTGTGGGCATTTTCACCTTtattctttccatccatccatcttcttccgcttatccgcagtcaggttgcgggggccgtagcctaagcagagaagcccagactttcctttccccagctacttcgtccagctcttcccggggcgttcccaggccagctgggaaaaATACATtgaggcaaaaaaagtatttagtcagtcaccaattGCACCAGATGAGGCCTGTAGTTTTTATCATAAGTACACCTCAACTATGAAagacaaaatgagaaaaaaaatccataaaatcaCATTGTctgatttttaaataatttatttgcaaatgatggtggaaaataagtatttggtcaatgaGAAAATTTAATCTCAATACTTTGTTATATACCCTTTGTTGGCAATGACATTTTCTGTAAGTCTTCACAAAGTTTTCACACACTGTTGCTGGTATTTTGGCTCATTCCTCCATGTAGATCTCCtctagagcagtgatgttttagGACTTTTGGACTTTCAACTCTGTCCAAAGATTTTCTATGGGTTTGagatctggagactggctaggccacttcAGGACCATGAAA is a window encoding:
- the ikzf2 gene encoding zinc finger protein Helios, which encodes MEAPNGYSASNGQCSPSKEKSRMSTQNCQNDPYVRNSPSDVSEKQIKQEEDTNEEGVNRSPAQEDQTGEERTSVGESIGGSPNNAADSMSGQSMTSEALNRQPNGDRPFQCNQCGVSFTQKGNLLRHIKLHTGEKPFKCPFCNYACRRRDALTGHLRTHAVGKPHKCNYCGRSYKQRSSLEEHKERCHGYLQSIGLEPATNTSSYTGDAPKDPRPITTFDRPLVIERLHSNVGKRKSTTPQKFVGEKMARYSYPEMGYEMGLKFEKQAELMSAHMMDQAMSNAITYLGSDTLRPIIQHPGHPLSMTEVMPMVNPLYHHVLPVGNRAEHTGNTDSVPPQPPLPSEFPSHAISNGPAARPVRLTQSRQEESPSNSGGDSPDSARSSTHERHANLAGNLPPIQRSRSSPVAFSSDHATEVSPRSGSGIGSGVLRESTERLASQEAMRVFGRDGRELRAFHCDHCQVLFLDHVMYTIHMGCHGYRDPLECNICGHNSKDRYEFSSHIVRGKHTFQ